From a region of the Nonlabens dokdonensis DSW-6 genome:
- a CDS encoding methylmalonyl-CoA mutase family protein: protein MQDQTPYVPVNKVRIVTAASLFDGHDAAINIMRRIIQSTGCEVIHLGHDRSVEEVVNTAIQEDANGIAMTSYQGGHNEYFKYMRDLLVEKGAGHIKIFGGGGGVILPSEIQELMDYGITRIYSPDDGREMGLQGMINDLVKQCDVPVPAFAKAVKKQETRNKKQDEVSRELVSENLKEKHVPSIARLISLAENRHEEFDDLFSPLGKMSAGQKGLAPVLGITGTGGAGKSSLVDELIRRFLIDFPEKNIGIISVDPSKRKTGGALLGDRIRMNAINNDRVYMRSLATRQSNLALSKHVQEAVDVLKAADYDLIILETSGIGQSDTEILEHSDVSLYVMTPEFGAATQLEKIDMLDFADVVAINKFDKRGSLDALRDVKKQYQRNHNLWEADPATLPVYGTIASQFNDPGMNALYEALMAEVTKKTGVDLSSKNELNKTQSEKIFVIPPSRTRYLSEIAESNRAYDNTAAAQSTVAQKLYGVYQTINTLIDQNENASSSDSRERFITEKGLNEDYILSQTQADDADFMNLLIAQFNKSLKDLDPYNWEIITTWDDKVNKYKQPIYEFQVRDKVIKIETHTESLSHKMIPKVALPKYSAWGDILKWCLQENVPGEFPYTAGLYPFKRTGEDPTRMFAGEGGPERTNKRFHYVSLGMPAKRLSTAFDSVTLYGNDPGLRPDIYGKIGNAGVSICCLDDAKKLYSGFDLSHAMTSVSMTINGPAPMLLGFFMNAAIDQNCERFITENGLGDKVEAKLKEVYDDNKVERPSYLNAQGEKVYSKNGQVDVTKLPEGNDGLGLMLLGLTGDQILDPADYAKIKQETLAQVRGTVQADILKEDQAQNTCIFSTEFALRLMGDVQQYFIEEKVRNFYSVSISGYHIAEAGANPITQLAFTLANGFTYVEYYLSRGMDINKFGPNLSFFFSNGIDPEYSVIGRVARKIWAKAMKNKYGANSRAQMLKYHIQTSGRSLHAQEIDFNDIRTTLQALYAINDNCNSLHTNAYDEAITTPTEESVRRAMAIQLIINKELGLAKNENPIQGAFIIEELTDLVETAVLEEFDRITERGGVLGAMETMYQRSKIQEESMHYEMLKHTGEFPIIGVNTFLSSKGSPTVLPAEVIRATEEEKQAQIATKDNLHSAFAKAQQEQLSQIQKAAVEQGNIFEHLMEATKICTLGQITEALFEVGGQYRRNM, encoded by the coding sequence ATGCAAGATCAAACACCATATGTTCCAGTAAATAAAGTAAGAATAGTAACGGCTGCCAGTCTTTTTGACGGTCACGATGCTGCTATTAATATCATGCGTCGTATCATTCAATCGACCGGTTGTGAAGTGATTCACTTAGGACACGATAGAAGTGTAGAAGAAGTGGTAAATACCGCTATTCAGGAAGATGCAAATGGTATTGCCATGACTTCTTATCAAGGTGGTCACAATGAGTACTTTAAGTACATGCGTGATTTATTAGTAGAAAAAGGCGCAGGACACATCAAGATTTTTGGTGGTGGAGGTGGAGTGATTCTACCATCAGAGATTCAAGAATTGATGGATTATGGAATCACACGCATCTATTCACCAGACGATGGTCGTGAGATGGGATTGCAAGGAATGATTAATGACTTAGTGAAGCAGTGTGATGTTCCTGTTCCCGCTTTCGCGAAAGCGGTAAAGAAACAAGAAACAAGAAACAAGAAACAAGATGAAGTTTCAAGAGAATTAGTTTCTGAAAATCTAAAAGAAAAACACGTTCCATCCATAGCTCGGTTAATATCGTTGGCAGAAAATAGACATGAAGAGTTCGACGATCTTTTTTCCCCTTTAGGGAAAATGTCCGCGGGACAAAAGGGGCTTGCACCAGTTCTAGGAATTACAGGAACCGGTGGAGCTGGAAAGTCATCACTTGTAGATGAATTAATACGTAGGTTTTTAATCGATTTCCCAGAGAAAAACATTGGAATTATTTCTGTTGATCCATCAAAACGTAAAACTGGTGGAGCATTACTAGGCGATAGAATACGCATGAATGCGATTAATAACGATCGCGTTTATATGAGATCGCTAGCTACGAGACAATCTAATTTAGCCTTATCAAAGCACGTTCAAGAAGCGGTAGATGTTCTAAAAGCTGCAGACTATGATTTAATCATTTTAGAAACTAGTGGAATAGGCCAGAGCGATACTGAAATCTTAGAACACAGTGATGTGTCTTTATATGTAATGACACCAGAATTTGGTGCAGCCACACAATTAGAGAAAATTGACATGCTTGATTTTGCAGATGTAGTGGCAATCAACAAATTTGATAAACGTGGTTCACTAGATGCATTACGCGATGTAAAAAAACAATACCAGCGCAATCATAACTTATGGGAAGCAGATCCTGCAACGCTACCAGTTTATGGAACCATAGCAAGCCAATTCAACGATCCAGGAATGAATGCTCTGTATGAAGCGCTAATGGCTGAGGTAACTAAGAAAACGGGAGTTGACCTGAGTTCTAAAAACGAGCTCAATAAAACACAGAGCGAAAAGATATTTGTGATTCCGCCATCGAGAACTCGTTACCTAAGCGAAATTGCCGAAAGTAACAGAGCTTATGACAACACTGCAGCAGCGCAATCTACAGTAGCTCAAAAACTATACGGTGTCTATCAAACCATCAATACCTTAATTGATCAAAATGAAAATGCCAGTTCGAGCGACAGTCGAGAACGATTTATCACCGAAAAAGGATTAAATGAAGACTACATCTTATCTCAAACACAAGCTGACGATGCAGACTTTATGAATCTACTGATTGCTCAGTTTAACAAATCACTTAAAGACCTCGATCCCTACAACTGGGAAATCATCACCACTTGGGATGATAAAGTAAATAAGTACAAGCAGCCTATTTACGAATTCCAAGTACGTGACAAAGTCATTAAAATTGAAACGCATACCGAGTCACTTTCTCATAAGATGATTCCTAAAGTAGCGCTGCCTAAGTATAGCGCTTGGGGCGATATTTTAAAATGGTGTCTACAAGAAAATGTACCAGGAGAATTCCCGTATACCGCAGGATTATATCCGTTTAAAAGAACAGGTGAAGATCCTACCAGAATGTTCGCTGGTGAAGGTGGACCAGAACGTACTAACAAGCGTTTCCACTATGTAAGTCTAGGTATGCCTGCAAAACGTTTGAGTACCGCATTTGATAGTGTCACTCTTTACGGTAATGATCCAGGATTGCGACCAGATATTTATGGTAAAATCGGAAATGCTGGAGTTAGCATTTGCTGTCTAGATGATGCAAAGAAATTGTATTCTGGATTTGATTTGTCGCATGCCATGACATCGGTTTCTATGACTATTAATGGTCCAGCGCCTATGCTATTAGGGTTCTTTATGAATGCTGCGATAGACCAGAACTGTGAAAGATTCATTACAGAAAACGGACTAGGCGATAAAGTAGAGGCAAAGCTCAAAGAAGTTTATGACGATAATAAGGTAGAACGTCCATCTTATTTAAACGCTCAAGGCGAAAAGGTATATTCTAAAAATGGTCAAGTAGATGTAACTAAACTTCCGGAAGGTAATGATGGTTTAGGTTTAATGCTTCTTGGTTTAACAGGAGATCAAATCCTCGATCCAGCAGATTATGCCAAAATCAAACAAGAAACTCTTGCGCAAGTACGCGGAACCGTTCAAGCAGATATACTCAAAGAAGACCAAGCACAAAACACCTGTATTTTCTCAACTGAATTTGCATTGCGTTTAATGGGTGATGTACAACAGTATTTTATTGAAGAAAAAGTGCGTAACTTCTATAGTGTATCCATCTCAGGATATCACATTGCAGAGGCTGGAGCAAATCCGATTACGCAATTGGCTTTCACACTGGCAAACGGATTTACTTATGTAGAATACTACTTAAGTCGTGGGATGGATATCAATAAATTTGGTCCTAACTTGAGTTTCTTCTTCTCCAATGGTATCGATCCAGAATACTCTGTGATAGGTCGTGTGGCTAGGAAGATTTGGGCCAAAGCGATGAAGAACAAATACGGAGCCAACTCTCGTGCACAAATGCTGAAATACCACATTCAGACCAGTGGCCGTTCACTACACGCACAAGAAATAGATTTTAACGATATACGTACGACCTTGCAAGCGCTTTATGCGATCAATGATAACTGTAACTCATTACACACAAATGCTTATGATGAGGCAATCACCACGCCTACAGAAGAGTCAGTAAGACGTGCGATGGCAATACAGCTGATTATCAATAAAGAGTTAGGTCTTGCCAAAAACGAGAATCCTATCCAAGGAGCGTTTATCATTGAAGAGTTGACAGACCTTGTAGAAACTGCCGTTTTAGAAGAGTTTGACCGCATCACAGAACGTGGTGGTGTCCTCGGAGCGATGGAAACCATGTATCAGCGTAGTAAGATTCAAGAAGAATCGATGCACTATGAGATGTTGAAGCATACTGGCGAGTTCCCAATAATTGGAGTAAATACCTTCTTGAGTTCAAAAGGTAGCCCGACGGTTTTACCAGCTGAGGTAATCCGTGCAACAGAAGAAGAAAAACAAGCTCAAATAGCAACTAAGGATAATTTACATTCCGCTTTCGCGAAAGCGCAACAAGAACAATTATCTCAAATCCAAAAAGCAGCAGTTGAACAAGGAAATATCTTTGAGCACTTAATGGAAGCTACTAAGATTTGTACGTTAGGTCAAATTACTGAAGCATTGTTTGAAGTAGGTGGGCAGTATAGACGTAATATGTAA
- a CDS encoding T9SS type A sorting domain-containing protein, whose product MKGFFFIIAVSLFSLSSAQCTYKLKYQSSQIFTDRSNIPTYQYTINSGQPQNISGAAANGYEHTITVNDGDLIIFTLTSFGMDSDGTTQYGELAIEDSDGITVGQTVELMKEGSNVTAVASCTTCPVITNLTLSRPTISISPYPNLLRWNAGGTETQWEIVAVPYATDVNDVMNTVWSTTVNTTTFEFTPNILPDNELYSIYVRALCGTSSFSKFKLSKVLKSGTPAEIPSSAYDYSFSNQIVDRKGGYFEFEDLDINHDNIIQERELNNVRSISLDFKSSLNLTPILTRLQSVEIATIAGDQTTPVDISQLINLKGISLKELSSSSIDLTSNTFLQGIIIDYSATSLTDVNTNGLNFLEVFMALNSRIETVDFSTNPLIRKVYLPVSFLDCNDLTGANSITFLRLSDNGSLLNTDVVSTLQNLEILYLTSTSLLDFDLSSLPELREFRSTNSSLVAVNFNSNTKLEKYDLSDCDDLIAIYHRNGRFNDYNPNFSPGYFVFDDTPALQYICVDDFNVASVNSELAQFPVRTAVVNNDCSLGVDGAINRVTGTVTLDSDLNGCDLVDPRFAHIKMENIQNGTFFSANSNGEYTLPLTNGVFNYAPVLENPTYFNVSPNSLNVTFPTTATPYNQDFCITPLGSIEDLEIIIVPLNDAVPGFDASYKVMIKNKGTVIQDGSFYIEYDPNYETLVSTSPVANILSANRLEWSFFGIEPFEVRNFEFVMNLNTPTDAVFPLNLGDNVDYLGIVSTSSGNDQMLTDNIFNLKQIVVNSFDPNDKTCLQGSVIEPSQIGDYIHYMIRFENLGTAPARNVIITDQIDITKFDLSSIVPMESSHDYVFQNLSGNEIKFFFENINLDFNDATNDGYVLFKIKTLTTLTEGDTFDNTAEIYFDFNFPIVTNTETVTIMTTASIGETTDRSISVYPNPAKDFITVSSVNNLKSATLIDVNGRTLSQTNFTGNTTEQRISLENLTSGVYFVTIQSDLGQKVEKVIVE is encoded by the coding sequence ATGAAAGGATTCTTTTTTATTATCGCTGTAAGTTTATTCAGTTTGTCTAGCGCGCAATGTACTTATAAATTAAAGTACCAGTCATCGCAAATTTTTACCGATAGAAGCAACATTCCCACTTACCAGTATACCATTAATTCGGGCCAGCCACAAAATATCTCAGGTGCTGCGGCAAATGGTTATGAACATACAATTACGGTTAATGATGGTGATTTGATAATATTTACACTGACCTCTTTTGGTATGGATAGTGATGGAACCACACAGTACGGTGAATTAGCCATTGAAGATTCTGATGGGATTACCGTAGGCCAAACAGTAGAATTAATGAAAGAAGGAAGCAATGTTACTGCTGTTGCATCTTGTACAACCTGTCCAGTTATAACTAACCTTACTTTATCTAGACCTACCATATCAATATCTCCTTATCCTAATTTATTACGATGGAATGCTGGTGGCACAGAAACACAGTGGGAAATTGTTGCAGTACCATATGCTACTGATGTTAACGATGTGATGAACACAGTGTGGTCTACAACAGTTAATACCACAACCTTTGAATTCACTCCTAATATTTTACCTGATAATGAGTTGTATTCCATCTATGTAAGAGCTCTCTGTGGTACTTCTAGTTTTAGTAAATTCAAATTAAGCAAAGTGCTAAAATCTGGAACTCCTGCAGAAATTCCAAGTAGTGCTTATGATTACAGCTTTTCTAATCAAATTGTAGATCGTAAAGGTGGCTATTTTGAGTTTGAGGATCTTGATATCAATCATGATAATATCATTCAGGAAAGAGAATTAAACAATGTAAGAAGCATAAGTCTAGATTTTAAAAGTTCACTCAACTTAACTCCTATATTAACTCGATTACAATCCGTGGAAATTGCAACTATAGCGGGAGATCAAACAACGCCAGTAGATATTTCTCAATTAATTAATTTAAAGGGTATTTCATTAAAAGAATTAAGTTCTTCCTCTATTGATTTAACGTCAAATACTTTTTTACAAGGTATTATAATTGATTATAGTGCCACATCACTAACTGATGTTAATACAAACGGATTAAATTTTTTAGAAGTTTTTATGGCGCTCAATTCTAGAATAGAAACAGTAGATTTTTCTACAAATCCATTGATTAGGAAGGTTTATTTACCAGTATCTTTTCTAGATTGTAATGATTTAACTGGTGCAAATTCAATAACATTCCTTAGGCTTTCTGATAATGGCTCTTTGTTGAACACTGATGTGGTGAGCACTTTACAAAATTTAGAAATTCTTTATTTAACAAGCACAAGCCTTTTAGATTTTGATTTAAGTAGCTTACCGGAATTAAGAGAATTTAGATCAACTAATTCTTCTTTAGTCGCTGTAAATTTTAATTCCAACACGAAACTTGAAAAATACGATTTAAGTGATTGTGACGATTTAATAGCTATTTATCACCGTAATGGTAGATTCAACGATTACAATCCAAATTTTTCTCCTGGTTATTTTGTTTTTGATGATACGCCTGCATTACAATATATTTGTGTAGATGATTTTAACGTAGCAAGCGTTAATAGTGAATTAGCTCAATTTCCTGTTAGAACTGCCGTGGTTAATAATGATTGTTCATTAGGTGTAGATGGTGCTATAAATCGAGTTACTGGAACTGTAACTTTGGATAGCGACTTAAATGGATGTGATTTAGTCGATCCAAGATTTGCACATATTAAAATGGAAAACATACAAAATGGTACTTTTTTCTCGGCTAACTCAAATGGAGAATATACTTTACCATTAACTAATGGCGTTTTTAATTATGCACCTGTGTTAGAAAATCCAACTTATTTTAATGTATCGCCTAATTCTTTAAACGTTACATTTCCAACAACAGCAACTCCATACAATCAAGATTTTTGTATAACTCCCTTAGGCTCTATTGAAGATTTAGAAATAATTATTGTACCGTTAAATGATGCAGTTCCAGGATTTGATGCTAGTTACAAGGTGATGATTAAAAATAAAGGCACTGTGATTCAAGATGGATCTTTTTACATAGAATATGATCCAAATTATGAGACTTTGGTCTCTACGAGTCCCGTAGCAAACATTTTGAGTGCTAATAGATTAGAATGGTCATTTTTTGGAATAGAGCCATTTGAGGTAAGAAACTTTGAATTTGTCATGAATTTAAATACTCCTACTGACGCTGTTTTCCCTCTTAACTTAGGAGACAATGTAGATTATTTAGGTATTGTATCTACTAGCTCTGGTAATGATCAAATGCTTACAGATAATATTTTCAATCTCAAACAAATAGTAGTTAACAGTTTTGATCCTAATGATAAAACATGTTTGCAAGGTTCAGTTATTGAACCATCTCAAATAGGTGATTATATACACTATATGATAAGATTTGAAAATTTAGGAACAGCACCTGCGAGAAATGTCATTATTACTGATCAGATTGATATTACTAAATTTGATCTATCTTCTATTGTTCCTATGGAATCTTCTCACGATTATGTCTTTCAAAATTTATCTGGTAATGAGATTAAATTCTTTTTTGAAAACATCAATCTAGACTTCAATGATGCGACTAATGATGGTTACGTGTTATTTAAAATCAAAACGCTCACCACGTTAACTGAAGGTGATACTTTTGATAATACTGCAGAGATTTATTTTGATTTTAACTTCCCGATTGTGACAAATACAGAAACGGTAACTATAATGACAACTGCAAGTATAGGAGAAACTACGGATCGTTCCATTTCAGTATATCCTAATCCTGCAAAAGATTTTATAACAGTTTCCTCAGTGAACAATCTTAAGAGTGCCACATTAATTGATGTAAACGGTAGAACTTTATCTCAAACTAATTTTACCGGAAACACAACAGAACAACGCATTTCTTTAGAGAACCTAACTTCAGGAGTTTACTTTGTCACTATTCAAAGTGATTTAGGTCAAAAGGTGGAGAAAGTGATTGTGGAGTAA
- a CDS encoding T9SS type A sorting domain-containing protein: protein MRKLILFVSLVYSIYSLGQNINIPDPILKNRLVTLNFNNNTAFDQNGDSIKIDLDNDNEVSVTEAARVYELHFNQLSFQSGIGLNDFPNLETLYIQASHMTVFTLDGLSNLKDLRVEGHRGNVFGTVWLTSLTLNNLITLSEVRLDSNDNLSTLNMSNLPALEIFQVRFSALTSLDFTGMQNLERITADNNNLTNVNLTGLPSLEYLTLSRNQLTSIDITTLPILRSLGVNVNSLTSLDISNNPLIHTIYAMENQLNSLTFNGQYTILNNLDLGQNQFTSIDVLQFPNLERLDLDDNMLSSIDISSSDNLDFLRVGNNNLNNIDVTDRVNLRNLYINENNLINFDIGQMGVNHSSRLINLSDNILLESINVKNNLSDVFFQNNINNLPNLLYVCVDDQELSNFSNSFPNTVVNSYCSFTPGGNFNEIKGSISIDVDNNGCDTTDPVFPNFNFTATDGTITGVISSNQAGEYYAPVQDGQHTITPNPENPTYWNFSPANVVVDFPTQTSPFTQDFCVTANGTVEDLEVVVVPLEQARPGFDTDYKVVIKNKGNVTTSGSVTLDFEEGFITLLSSTPTAAMPITNQLSWSVSNLQPFQMEEYEFTMTLNTPTQATNPLNGGDILTFTGTVTGTGADAMPADNVMVFDQTVVNSYDPNDKTCLEGKTIDPSDVGEYVHYMIRFENTGTASAVNIVVKDEIDLSQFDITTLIPLGGSHDYYTRIREGNVVEFIHEDINLDFNDATNDGHVLFKIKTLNTLVTGDTFDNTAEIYFDFNFPIVTNTETVTVQSTASIYEATDASIAVYPNPTSSLLNITSENGIQNVTVMNINGRLLSQYQFTSNQLAQQIDVSNLGTGMYFVTIVSDLGSSTQKVVVE from the coding sequence ATGAGAAAATTGATACTTTTTGTTAGTTTGGTTTATTCTATTTACAGTTTGGGTCAAAACATTAATATTCCAGACCCAATTTTAAAAAATAGATTAGTTACTTTAAATTTTAATAATAATACAGCTTTTGATCAGAACGGAGATAGTATCAAAATTGATTTAGACAATGATAATGAAGTAAGTGTTACAGAAGCTGCTCGCGTTTATGAACTTCACTTTAATCAATTAAGTTTTCAGTCAGGTATAGGCTTAAATGATTTTCCTAATCTTGAAACACTTTACATTCAAGCCTCTCATATGACCGTATTCACATTGGATGGATTATCAAATTTAAAAGATTTGCGAGTTGAAGGTCATAGGGGCAATGTTTTTGGTACAGTTTGGCTTACATCCTTAACCTTAAATAATCTAATAACTTTATCAGAAGTAAGATTAGATTCAAATGATAATTTAAGTACACTTAACATGAGTAATTTACCAGCTTTAGAAATTTTTCAAGTTCGATTTAGTGCTTTGACATCGCTAGATTTTACTGGTATGCAAAATTTAGAGAGAATTACTGCTGATAATAATAACCTCACCAATGTAAACTTAACTGGCTTACCAAGTCTTGAATACCTGACATTGTCTAGAAATCAGCTTACCTCTATTGATATAACTACTTTACCTATTTTGAGAAGTTTAGGCGTCAATGTTAATTCATTAACTTCATTGGATATAAGTAATAATCCACTCATACACACTATTTATGCTATGGAAAATCAATTAAATTCTCTAACATTTAATGGTCAATATACGATTCTTAACAACCTCGATTTAGGACAGAATCAATTCACATCCATTGATGTTTTACAGTTTCCCAATTTAGAGAGGTTAGATCTTGATGACAATATGTTGAGTAGCATTGATATCTCGTCTAGTGATAATTTAGATTTTTTAAGAGTTGGTAACAATAACTTAAATAATATAGATGTCACGGATAGAGTAAATTTGCGAAATCTATATATTAATGAAAATAATTTAATAAATTTTGATATTGGGCAAATGGGTGTCAACCATTCTTCAAGACTAATTAATTTGTCTGATAATATTTTATTAGAATCAATTAACGTAAAAAATAATCTTTCAGATGTATTTTTCCAAAATAATATCAATAATCTTCCTAATTTATTGTACGTATGCGTTGATGATCAGGAATTATCAAATTTTTCAAATTCATTTCCAAATACTGTTGTAAACAGCTATTGCTCATTCACACCAGGAGGTAATTTTAATGAAATAAAAGGAAGTATTTCTATAGATGTTGACAACAACGGTTGCGACACAACAGATCCAGTTTTTCCAAATTTTAATTTTACAGCAACAGATGGAACAATCACGGGAGTAATTTCTTCAAATCAAGCAGGAGAATATTATGCGCCAGTTCAAGACGGTCAACACACTATCACCCCAAACCCAGAAAACCCAACCTACTGGAATTTTTCACCAGCAAATGTGGTAGTAGACTTCCCAACTCAAACAAGCCCATTTACACAAGATTTTTGTGTAACCGCAAATGGAACAGTAGAAGACTTAGAAGTAGTTGTTGTACCACTAGAACAAGCACGACCAGGATTTGATACAGACTATAAAGTGGTCATTAAAAATAAAGGAAATGTTACGACTAGCGGTTCTGTAACACTCGATTTTGAAGAAGGGTTTATAACCTTACTTTCTTCCACGCCTACAGCTGCAATGCCAATAACTAATCAATTGAGTTGGTCAGTGAGTAATTTGCAGCCATTCCAGATGGAAGAATATGAGTTCACGATGACTCTAAATACGCCAACTCAAGCTACCAATCCTTTAAATGGTGGTGATATACTCACCTTTACAGGAACAGTTACGGGAACTGGAGCAGACGCCATGCCAGCAGATAATGTGATGGTTTTTGATCAAACGGTAGTCAACTCTTATGATCCTAACGATAAAACTTGTCTAGAAGGGAAAACTATTGATCCTAGCGATGTTGGAGAGTACGTGCATTACATGATCCGTTTTGAGAACACAGGAACAGCTAGTGCGGTGAATATTGTGGTAAAGGATGAGATTGATTTGAGTCAGTTTGATATCACGACATTGATTCCGTTAGGTGGTAGTCATGATTACTATACGAGAATCAGAGAAGGAAATGTGGTAGAATTTATTCATGAAGATATCAATTTAGATTTCAACGATGCGACTAATGATGGTCATGTATTATTTAAAATCAAAACTTTAAACACTTTAGTGACTGGAGATACTTTTGATAATACTGCAGAGATTTATTTTGATTTTAATTTCCCAATCGTGACCAATACCGAAACGGTAACGGTTCAAAGTACTGCGAGCATCTATGAAGCAACAGATGCATCTATTGCGGTGTATCCTAATCCTACATCAAGCTTATTAAACATAACTAGTGAAAATGGTATTCAGAATGTTACCGTTATGAATATAAATGGTAGGTTACTATCACAATATCAGTTTACGAGCAATCAGTTAGCACAACAGATTGACGTTTCTAATCTAGGAACAGGAATGTATTTTGTGACCATAGTTAGTGACTTAGGCAGTAGTACTCAAAAGGTCGTGGTAGAGTAG